One Planctomycetia bacterium DNA window includes the following coding sequences:
- a CDS encoding YIP1 family protein → MSDPSDQFDAVNPFAAPQANDLLPPPASGDEEGLPFQPFRTIWTAPRRTIRQIVRRNRYLHVIPLLCLGGVAQALERAAKRSVGDSIGPQTLFAIIVFLGPLGGLFGGWLVAMLLRVSGGWIGGRADFTRLQAAVAWSSLPKIVGLALWLPLIALLGMRAFTSVQFQVESAPTLVGVVLAMSVALLVLSIWGLVLLCNTVAEVQGFRSAWAGLGNVLLAVLLLIVPLIAIVMMAVGIGVITS, encoded by the coding sequence GTGAGCGATCCCAGCGACCAGTTCGATGCCGTCAATCCGTTTGCCGCGCCGCAGGCCAACGACTTGTTGCCCCCACCGGCGAGCGGCGACGAGGAAGGACTGCCGTTCCAGCCCTTCCGCACGATCTGGACGGCGCCCCGGCGGACGATTCGCCAGATCGTCCGCCGCAATCGATACCTGCACGTGATTCCCCTGCTCTGCCTCGGCGGGGTGGCCCAGGCGCTCGAACGTGCTGCAAAGCGGAGTGTCGGTGACAGCATCGGGCCGCAGACGCTGTTCGCGATCATCGTCTTCCTCGGCCCCCTCGGCGGCCTGTTCGGTGGCTGGTTGGTAGCGATGCTCCTGCGGGTCTCCGGCGGCTGGATCGGCGGCCGGGCGGACTTCACCCGACTTCAGGCGGCTGTTGCCTGGTCCTCGCTGCCCAAGATTGTCGGCCTGGCACTCTGGCTTCCGCTGATCGCACTTCTCGGAATGCGGGCATTTACCTCCGTGCAGTTCCAGGTCGAGTCAGCGCCAACTCTCGTCGGAGTCGTGCTCGCAATGAGCGTGGCGCTGCTCGTGCTATCCATCTGGGGCCTCGTGCTCCTCTGCAACACGGTCGCGGAGGTGCAGGGCTTCCGGTCGGCATGGGCGGGCCTGGGCAACGTTCTTCTCGCCGTCCTGCTCCTCATCGTCCCGCTTATCGCCATCGTGATGATGGCGGTGGGGATCGGCGTGATCACGAGTTGA
- a CDS encoding 2-dehydro-3-deoxygluconokinase, which produces MPLPLKPKDSCSFDEVSLGEIMLRLDPGEGRIRTAREFTVWEGGGEYNVARGLRKCFGLKTAVVTAFVDNEVGHLVEDFIMQGGVSTDFIHWRPDDGIGRTVRNGLNFTERGFGIRGAVGVPDRGNTAASQMKPGDVDWNRLFGELGVRWFHTGGIFAALSETTAALTIEAVQAAKRHGTIVSYDLNYRPSLWKSIGGQAKARAVNREIARHVDVMIGNEEDFTASLGFEVAGVDHALSTIETDAFKRMIETAVREFPNFKVAATTLRRVITATKNDWSAICWHEGKFYDSRKYPELEILDRVGGGDSFASGLAFGFLEFNCPQKAVEYGAAHGALASTTPGDTSMAIRAEVEKLIEGGGARVVR; this is translated from the coding sequence ATGCCGCTCCCCCTCAAGCCCAAGGACTCATGCAGCTTCGACGAGGTCTCGCTCGGTGAGATCATGCTCCGGCTCGACCCGGGCGAGGGGCGGATCCGCACGGCCCGGGAGTTCACCGTCTGGGAGGGCGGGGGTGAATACAACGTGGCCCGCGGCCTGCGGAAGTGCTTCGGCCTGAAGACCGCCGTCGTGACGGCCTTCGTCGACAACGAGGTCGGGCACCTCGTCGAGGACTTCATCATGCAGGGGGGCGTGTCGACCGATTTCATCCACTGGCGGCCGGACGACGGCATCGGCCGGACGGTCCGCAACGGGCTGAACTTCACCGAGCGCGGCTTCGGCATCCGCGGGGCGGTGGGGGTGCCGGACCGGGGCAACACGGCGGCCAGCCAGATGAAGCCGGGCGACGTCGACTGGAACAGGCTGTTCGGCGAGCTCGGCGTGCGCTGGTTCCACACCGGCGGCATCTTCGCGGCCCTGTCGGAGACGACGGCGGCCCTGACGATCGAGGCGGTGCAGGCGGCCAAGCGGCATGGCACGATCGTCTCCTACGACCTCAACTACCGGCCGAGCCTGTGGAAGAGCATCGGCGGCCAGGCCAAGGCCCGCGCGGTGAACCGGGAGATCGCCCGGCACGTGGACGTGATGATCGGCAACGAGGAGGACTTCACGGCGTCGCTCGGGTTCGAGGTGGCGGGCGTGGACCATGCTCTGAGCACGATCGAGACCGATGCCTTCAAACGCATGATCGAGACAGCGGTCAGGGAGTTTCCCAACTTCAAGGTGGCGGCGACGACGCTGCGCCGGGTGATCACGGCGACGAAGAATGACTGGAGCGCGATCTGCTGGCACGAGGGGAAGTTTTACGACAGCCGGAAGTATCCCGAACTGGAGATCCTCGACCGCGTCGGCGGCGGCGACAGTTTTGCCAGCGGCCTGGCGTTCGGGTTCCTGGAGTTCAACTGCCCGCAGAAAGCCGTCGAGTACGGCGCCGCCCACGGCGCGCTGGCGAGCACGACGCCGGGCGACACCTCGATGGCCATCCGCGCCGAGGTCGAGAAGCTCATCGAGGGTGGCGGCGCCCGGGTCGTGAGATAG
- a CDS encoding gluconokinase: MGVCGCGKTEIGRRLAAALGWTFHDGDDFHPPANVAKMRGGTPLDDDDRWPWLDALSRLLHDAVRDGRGVVVGCSALARRYRERLGLPHPGIMLVHLDGTADTVRKRLEQRAGHFMPTTLLDSQFATLERPTSAEAAVVVDVDADPDAIVRRISAAVMPR, from the coding sequence ATGGGCGTCTGCGGCTGCGGGAAGACCGAGATCGGCCGGCGGCTGGCGGCCGCCCTCGGCTGGACGTTCCACGACGGCGACGATTTTCATCCGCCGGCGAACGTCGCCAAGATGCGGGGCGGCACGCCGCTCGACGACGACGATCGCTGGCCGTGGCTCGACGCGCTCTCCCGGTTGCTCCATGACGCCGTCCGTGACGGCCGCGGGGTCGTCGTCGGCTGCTCCGCCCTCGCCCGACGCTATCGTGAGCGGCTCGGTCTGCCGCATCCCGGGATCATGCTCGTGCATCTCGACGGCACGGCCGACACGGTCCGCAAACGACTCGAGCAGCGGGCCGGACACTTCATGCCGACCACGCTGCTCGACAGCCAGTTCGCCACGCTCGAGCGACCGACGTCCGCCGAGGCAGCGGTCGTCGTGGACGTCGACGCGGATCCGGACGCCATCGTGCGGCGGATCAGCGCGGCCGTGATGCCGCGCTGA